The following proteins come from a genomic window of Deltaproteobacteria bacterium:
- the era gene encoding GTPase Era, with product MDSSNFVAVGGEEAVSLGAVGFVAIMGQVNVGKSTLLNAILGEKIAIVTPKSHTTRNRILGIKTSKDSQVIFVDTPGFVSRGRRSALTAMLERETQSASAEVDVAMLVVDGPKAIRDSQYASQVFGLWRSKHLRFPDIICINKVDLIDKRLLLPVIAALNAEFGEHGIKVDIVPISAKTGDGLEVLETAILARLAPGPKLFPDDVVTDQTERGLVSEIIREKLFMYLSQELPYSLAVEVESWEEKGELLNIGVVIYVERESQKGIVIGAKGAMLKKVGVAARRELEAFFGVQVNLRLFVRVQADWTSSGEGMARVGIRSNK from the coding sequence ATGGATAGCTCAAATTTTGTAGCAGTTGGTGGTGAAGAGGCGGTGTCATTAGGCGCCGTGGGCTTCGTTGCGATCATGGGGCAAGTAAATGTTGGAAAATCGACGCTGTTAAATGCCATTTTGGGCGAGAAGATTGCCATTGTAACCCCTAAGTCGCATACAACTAGAAACCGCATTTTGGGCATTAAGACGAGCAAAGATTCGCAGGTGATTTTCGTCGATACGCCGGGCTTTGTAAGTCGAGGAAGGCGCAGTGCCTTAACGGCGATGTTGGAAAGGGAGACCCAGAGCGCCAGCGCGGAGGTAGACGTTGCGATGTTGGTCGTCGATGGGCCGAAGGCGATTAGGGATTCTCAATATGCGTCGCAGGTGTTTGGTCTTTGGCGCAGTAAACATTTACGGTTTCCAGATATCATTTGCATTAATAAGGTTGACTTGATTGATAAGAGATTGCTCTTGCCAGTTATTGCCGCACTTAATGCCGAGTTCGGCGAGCACGGCATTAAGGTGGATATAGTTCCGATCTCGGCGAAAACGGGAGATGGATTAGAAGTTTTGGAAACTGCAATTCTCGCTAGATTAGCGCCGGGCCCGAAATTGTTTCCCGATGATGTGGTAACCGATCAGACGGAACGCGGATTGGTGTCGGAGATAATTCGCGAGAAGCTTTTTATGTATTTGTCGCAAGAGTTGCCGTATAGTTTGGCGGTAGAGGTGGAGAGTTGGGAGGAGAAGGGCGAGTTGCTAAATATTGGGGTAGTTATATATGTGGAGCGCGAGTCGCAAAAGGGCATAGTCATTGGCGCTAAGGGAGCTATGCTAAAGAAAGTTGGAGTAGCCGCTCGGCGCGAGTTAGAGGCGTTTTTCGGCGTGCAAGTTAATTTGAGGCTCTTCGTGCGAGTGCAAGCAGATTGGACTAGCTCGGGCGAAGGTATGGCGCGCGTTGGCATTCGGAGTAATAAGTAA